The sequence GCCTGCGACGGGCTGAGCGTCAGCCCAACCGCATGCGCGACGCCGGCATGATCGACCAGCCGCCGCAGCATCGCGCCCCAGCCGCAGCCGATATCGAGAACCCGCGCCGCATTTGCCGCGCCGGCGGCTCTGATATGATCGTCGAGTTTCCGGCGCTGGGCCGCTGCCAGATCATCGCCGGGCTCGAACTGCGCACAAGAGTAAACCATCTCCGGGTCGAGCACGAGCTGGAAGAAATCGTTGCCCATGTCGTAATGCGACATGATGGCTTCGGGCGAAGCGCCGGTTCGGTCCGCTGACTGCGCAGTTTTCTCGGACATCGCGCCCTTTTGTTTGCAGGGTTGTGAACAGGGTCCGTTAAACTTAGTATTCGAAGCAGCCGATCGGTTCAATATTCGCGTCGTCCGGTGCATGCGGTGGTCGCGGCGGACTTTTGTCGTGCGTCATGGCGGCCGGCTCAGGATAGGCCGATCCCTCGCTGAGGAAAAACCTTGCAGACCACGCTGCTCGGACTGGCCATTGCCTTCATTCTTGCGCTGATCGCAGCGCTGGTCGGGCCGTATTTCGTCGACTGGAACCAGTTTCGTCCGCAATTCGAGGCGGAGGCCTCCCGCATTATCGGTGCGCCGGTGCGCGTCGGTGGAAAGCTCGACGCGCTGCTGCTGCCGACCCCGACGCTGCGGCTGCGGTCCATCGCCATCGGGGGCGACAGCGACCCCGCCAAAGTCCGCGCCGACAAGCTCGATGTCGAGTTCAATCTCGGCGCGCTGATGCGCGGCGAATGGCGTGCCAGCGTGCTGTCGCTGGACGGCTTCGCGCTTGATCTTGGGCTGGACAAGGAGGGCCGTTTTGAATGGCCGGTCGCGCCGGGACGCTTCAATCTCGGATCGCTGGCCGTCGACCGGATGAATATCGCGGGGCGCGTGGCGCTGCACGACGCATCCAGCGACGCGACGCTGCGGGCCGACGATCTGACATTCAGCGGGGACGTGCGCGGCGTGGCGGGCAGCCTGCGCGGAGAAGGCTCGTTCCTCCTGCTCGGCGCGCGGACGCCGTTCCGCGTGTCGTCGGGTCAAACAAATGACGGCAAGGGCACGCGGGTGCGCGTCGTGGCCGATCCGGGCGAGCGGCCGCTGTCGGCCGATCTCGACGGCGTGCTGACGTTCGACAACTCCGTGCCGAAGTTCGAGGGCGGGTTGACGCTGGCGCGGCCGGCCGATGCAAAAGCATCAGAGCCGGGATTGCCGTGGCGGCTGGCGTCGCGGCTGAAAGCCGGGCCGTCATCCGCGACATTCGAACAGATCGAGGCGGTCTATGGTCCAGAGGACAACGCGCTGCGGCTGACCGGTGGCGGCGATATGCGGTTCGGCGCCTCGCCGCTGTTGCATCTTACCCTGTCCGCGCGGCAACTCGATGCGGACCGCCTGCTCGCGAAAGATGCTGCGAATTCCGAGCCGCTGCGGCTGCTTCCGGCGCTGCGCGCCCTGATCACGTCGCTGCCTGCGCTGCCGCTTGCGGCGCAGATCGAACTCGGGGTGGAGCAGGTCGCGCTTGGCGGCCGGCCGTTGCAAAACATCGCTCTCGATCTGCGCGGCGACGACAGGGCGTGGACCGTCGTGAAATTCGAGATGCGTGCGCCCGGTACGACGCGTGTCACGGCCAGCGGCTTGCTTGCGCCGCCGGGACCGTCCGCGCGCTTTATAGGCCCGGTCAACATCGAGTCTGCTGATCCCGATGCACTGGCGGCATGGTTGCAGGGACGCAGCGACGTCACCTGGCGCAACCAGAAGCCGTTGCGTTTGCGCGGTGACGCCACCGTCGCGGCGGATCACATCGCCCTCGACGGTGTAACGGCCGACGTCAATGGCGGTGCGATGGAAGGCCGACTTGCGCTGCTGACGATCAACGGCAAGACCCGCTTCGAAGCGGCGTTGAAGGCGGCCGCACTTGATCTCGATGCGGCGTCCTCGCTGGTTACGGTGCTGGCCGGGCCGCAATCCGCATGGCCAGACGAAGCGCAGGTGTCGCTCGATGCCGGAAGCGCCGTGCTTGCGGGGCAGACGGTTCGCCCCGCGGCCGTCAGTCTGAGTTACGGCCCGAAGACAATCGCACTCGATCGCATCCAGATGGGCGATGCGGGCAGCGGCCTCGCGATCAGCGGCACGGGATCGTTCGATCGGACGGAGAGCGCGGGCAAGCTTGCACTGACGGCGGCAGCACCGTCGCTCGCGCAGATCGGCAGTTTCGTTGCGCCGTTCGCGCCCACGGTCGCGGAGCGGCTGACTGTGGTTGCGAAAGAACCCGGCGCCGCCCGCATGCAACTCT is a genomic window of Bradyrhizobium sp. G127 containing:
- a CDS encoding AsmA family protein; this encodes MQTTLLGLAIAFILALIAALVGPYFVDWNQFRPQFEAEASRIIGAPVRVGGKLDALLLPTPTLRLRSIAIGGDSDPAKVRADKLDVEFNLGALMRGEWRASVLSLDGFALDLGLDKEGRFEWPVAPGRFNLGSLAVDRMNIAGRVALHDASSDATLRADDLTFSGDVRGVAGSLRGEGSFLLLGARTPFRVSSGQTNDGKGTRVRVVADPGERPLSADLDGVLTFDNSVPKFEGGLTLARPADAKASEPGLPWRLASRLKAGPSSATFEQIEAVYGPEDNALRLTGGGDMRFGASPLLHLTLSARQLDADRLLAKDAANSEPLRLLPALRALITSLPALPLAAQIELGVEQVALGGRPLQNIALDLRGDDRAWTVVKFEMRAPGTTRVTASGLLAPPGPSARFIGPVNIESADPDALAAWLQGRSDVTWRNQKPLRLRGDATVAADHIALDGVTADVNGGAMEGRLALLTINGKTRFEAALKAAALDLDAASSLVTVLAGPQSAWPDEAQVSLDAGSAVLAGQTVRPAAVSLSYGPKTIALDRIQMGDAGSGLAISGTGSFDRTESAGKLALTAAAPSLAQIGSFVAPFAPTVAERLTVVAKEPGAARMQLSADIGKARDRSGRTDARAVLDIDAPQLRGAIKLTATPNIDIARGFDPAVLRGTDFGIESRLTANQTATVLASIGLDRIVSAGEGPAQFESSVTGVWGSPLQLKAKLIGAGVDGDVQGIGNPWADQPTAALTVAVRRADLAALFDLKPSSVPSLNVALSSRLGVTGNTFSFDDLDATVGGSRVRGRIILTRGDEAGIDGEIGMDTLDLGSVTSLAFGAAGHDTSAPLGKGWLRGWRGRLAFQALSAALPGGGELRPISGAIKGDGQSLVLENATAGIGGGDASLNLDARQGADRGTSFNARLQLSGVDGNALHYRSFAMPTSKVALQMTLAGQGRSAAGLTGALSGAGTLTLTDARIAGLDTRAFEAGIRASDGGQATDDLKLKEIVEPVLAAGVLAVPSAQIPFTVKDGRLRIEAATLESERARVAIAGGYDLLADQADLRAVMSPINTRPISGRPEIRVDLNGSPDGLAHTVDVAALSSWLAMRAIDRETRRLDQLERGVSPGPESDNLWDEVLPKGDPLPPAEVKMPNRDPRRKNSGAKIIQPRPSVVPQAAAPQSPPSDPPTGNVRVQPLPPPINIKPAPGVLQAPRPRSAAPPPASRTF